Within Calderihabitans maritimus, the genomic segment GGCCAACATTTTGGACGGATACGGAGCGAAAGACGTTTTCAAGTGGAGTAAAAGAATAAACAAGCCTCTTCGCTAGGCTTAAGACTTGTCCAAAACCTTCTTCTCAATCTCCTTTAACTTTCTAATTTCCTTGGTAGTGAGAGAGCGGTACCGGCCCACCCTGAGGTTCCCAAGGTAGAGGTCGGCTACGGCCGTCCTTTTTAATCGTAATACCCGGTGTCCCACGGCATCACACATGCGTCTTACCTGCCGATTGCGGCCTTCATGGATTTTTATCTCCAGCCAGGTGTTGCCCTTTTCCCGGCGGAGTAACCGGACTTTGGCCGGGGAAGTCCACCCGTCCTCCAGCAACACTCCTGAACGCAATCGTTCCAGGGCTTTTTCGCCAGGATGGCCCTGAACCAGAGCTAAGTATGTCTTTTCTACTTCATGCCGGGGATGGGTTAGAGCATAGGCGAGGTCGCCGTCGTTAGTCAATAGAAGCAAACCTTCCGTATCGTAATCCAGTCTTCCCACCGGATATATCCTTTGGGGCACGTCTTTAACCAGGTCCATGACCGTATTTCTTCCCTGGGGATCACTGACCGTAGTAACATAGCCCCGTGGCTTGTTGAGCATTATATAAATTTTCGGTTCTCCCGCCGGGACGGGCTTACCGTCAACTTCGATCTTATCGGCTACCGGGTCAACTTTGGTACCCAGCCGGGTAACCACTTCCCCGTTAACTTTGACCCGCCCTGCTTTAATGAGTTCTTCACTTTTCCGCCGTGAAGCTATTCCGGCCTTGGCCAGTACTTTTTGTAATCTTTCCACCCGCTTCCCTCCCGCCTCTTAACTTTAATTTCCTGCAGCGGGTACCAAATTATACAGAGCGTCAGCCGTTTCAAGAATTTTATCTCTGTCCTGTACCCGGTCTTTCCAAACCAGGGGAATTTTCCCGGCACCGTGATACGCTCCGGCAATAGCCCCGCAGATGGCACCGATGCTGTCGGTGTCACCACCGGCATTCACCGCGGCAACCAAAGCATCGCGAAAACTATGGATATGCTTGAGGAAACAGTAAAAGGCGGCGGGGACGGTTTCCAGTACAAACCCGCCGGTTCCCAACCGGGCCAACCCCTCCTCCTCTTCCAAGGAAAGGAGAGGCAAAATCATTTTGATCCGCTCCGCCATCTTGTAGTTAAGGTCCTCCACAAACTCCGCCGTTTCTCGTATAAAATATTCCTGACTGAAACCGCTTTCAGCAGCAGTCAGGCAATAACTGACCGCAAAAGCCACGGCCGCAGCTCCGGCGCAGGCCCGGGAATCGGTGTGCGTTATCACGGAGGAGGTAACGGCGTCCTTCTTAAGCTCTCCCCGTCGGCAGTAGTGAAACAGTCCTAAAGGGGCAACCCGCATGGCCGAACCGCACCCGGCCGAAGGAATCCCTGCCTCCCGCCACGGGACGCCGCAGGCCAGTCTGGTGGCCGCCTCCCAGCAGGCGCGGCCGGGCCCAACCGCGTAGTCCCGCCACCGGGCAAACCTGCCGGCAATATCTTCAGGACAAAACCGGCGGTGCTCCACCAGGGATTGGGCGATAATAAGGCTCATCTGCGTATCGTCGGTGTAACTGCCCGCCGGCAGGCCGCGAGCAGGATGGAAATCCTCCAGAATACCGAACTTTTGCCGGATTTGTTCCCGGCTCATACCTTCAGCCGGCATCCCCAGCGCATCCCCAATCGCCATACCCAGCAGGCAACCCAGGAACCTGTCCCGCAGTTTTTCGCTTCTTTTCATAGGGGAACTCCTACCACAAAATTTGAATCTATATCGGTTGACATTCTACATTTTTCCTTAAATTCCTTTGCGTCACATATAACCAGCCAAGTGCTCCAAAATAGTGCCCCTCAGTTGGTTTGAGCAAACAAAAAAATCAGGTGCCGAAGTTCTCCAGAGATCGATTTACTGCTGGTTTTTCTAGTTTAATCTCCAGGTCTCTTTTCGCTTTGGGGCTCGTGTTCTCTCTCGCTTATAATAAACGTACTTTTGGAAGCGTTAGACGAAGTCATAGTCAATTGCTCAACCACCACTGGCTGGACTAAAAAAGAGAACCTCATCATCAGACTTGAGTTCATAATCTTCTCCAACAAGTTTTCCATTCACGGAAGAGCAAGCCTCGGGCAAGCCCAAGCGTTGACGCAAATCTCTTATCGTATCACCCTGCCTGACATCAATAGTACGGAATTCCCTAAATGCTGGGTAAGAAAAAGAAATAATCCCCAATAACTTTACTCTTACCTTCATAATCTCTTATCCTCCACTAATTTCATCCACTCTCCAGACTTATTTTAACTTTCATCTTACAAATCACAGGATCTTTAAACTAGTCCCTTCCGCTGCAAAAGAAGCTCTTACTCGTAAATCTGAACCACAGGCTAAAGAGATTACGAGGGAAAGGAGAAGACCTGCTTCCGCTCCTCCCTAGCGCAAGCCGCTCTCCCTTCCCTCCTCCTCTGACATACAGGGGCAATATCTTCACTGACTATTGATATAGCTCAAACTCTCCCTGATCCTCGGCCGCTCAACTGTTACTGATATCGATAGTGTTTATGTAGACCTTTTTTTGGTCGCTATTTGTCAACCCAGGGCTCTTTCTTTGTTAAAAAACATTAGTTTTGTTAGCACCTGTCATCTTTTCTTAATTGATCGCGAACTCGAGGCCTAACTCTCTAAGCTTCTCAGGTCTCGGCAGGCCGGTCTGCTTATCCCAACCCATGGCTTCATAATACGCGTCAAGCATTGTATCCAGATTTTCTACCTTAGCTCCAGCAGAAGGCCCATTGGGAATAGCCTGACTAAACCGCCTGGGCAGTTTATCATCCTTGCGAGTAAAGCCTTCACGGGCGTTAAAACACCGTTTAAGATTCCAGGAACGCTCTGCTGCAGTCAACAGTTCTGCGGCTGTTACATCCCATCCAGTAAGGGCACTGACAATCTCAGCGTAAAGCTGCGGCGTAATGCAACTACCCTCACCACCCCAGGAGTAGAAGATACACGCCCCCAGAATTTCGCTGATTTCACCCTGTAATGCCACATACCGGTAAACAACACCTTTTTGTGACGATTCATCCTGAATTTCTGCAGGCGGCCACGGCAAGCCAAATTCTTTCATACCACAGTCAAGTTGACCAAAATCCCATGTGCTAGCCCAGTTGGGATGCATATGACAAGCTCCCCTTGGAGAAACAGCATACTGAAGAGCCAGCACCTTGGATTCAGAACGCGGCTCGTGAGCTGGTAATTCCAGGCCCTTCACATGGACAGCTGCCTCTTCAGCCGCAGGACCTAGTTGTTCAGCCATACGTTTTACACCCTGGGCAAGCAATGCCCCAATTCCTTTCTGGTGAGCGATTTTTTCCACCAATTTTACCATTACTTCTGCATCGCCCCACCGCAGAGGCATTCCTTCCGTTTCCTTATCAGTTAGTAAACCCTTTTCATAACACTCCATAGCAAAAGCAATGCTCATCCCCGTGCTGATTGTATCCAAGCCATAAACATTGCACAGATAATTGCCTTTAATAATAGCTTCCAAGTCATCAACTCCACAAATAGCCCCTAACATATCTACAGTTTCGTATTCTGGACCCTCCATGGGCGGCGTGACAAACTTTCCGGTAGGCACTGAAGTATAGCGCCCACAGGCAAAGCTACATCCATAACAAGCCCGCCGTTTAATTTGGTACTTCCTGTTAAGAGTCTCACCAGAAATTTGGTCAGCCTTTTCAAAATAGGCTGTTTGGAAGTTCTTAGTTGGGAGTATACCCAGGCTATTGTTCACCGATACCAGCCCAACCGTACCCAGAGCGGGAATGCTGCCGAAGGGGTAATTATTCAACCATTGCTCCGCTTTCTCAATAGCCTCCGCAAATTTCTTCGCCTGTGCTACTTTAATACCGCCATGTCCGTTTACCACAATTGCTTTCAAGTTTTTGCTTCCGAATACCGCTCCAATACCGCCACGGCCGGCAGCCCGTCCTCTGTCGTTAATTAGAGCAGCATATAAAACCCCGTTCTCACCCGCCTGACCTATAGCAGCCACGGAGATTTCAGGATCATCAAGTTCTCGAATTAAAGTATCTGTAGTTTCTTCGACATTCAACCCCCATAAGTGTTTAGCAGGTTTAATTTCCACTTGCCCGTCGTGGATATACACATAGACAGGATCTGCCGCCTTACCCTCAATAACCACAAAATCAAATCCTGCGTACTTAAGCTTGGGACCAAAAGCACCCCCTGACCGAGCCTGATTCCAGGTACCGGTTAAAGGCGACCTAAAACACACCTCGTAACTTCCTCCGCTAGGACAAAGGGTACCAGTTACAACACCAGTAGCCAGTACCACTTTAGCCTCTGGGGCTAGGGGGTCAACCCCGCCCGGCATTTCCTGATAAAGGAGCTTGGCGGCGTAACCTGTACAACCCATGTACTTACGCAATTCACTTTTGTCCAGTTCTTCTACCTTGGTTTCACCACTGGTTAGATTAATCCGCAACAGTTTACCGGCAAACCCGTACCACATTAGTTAGCCACCTCCCATTAACTTCTAATCTTACCTGCCTGGGCCATAGCCCAAAGCTCCCGGCGCTTGGCCGCAGCTTTGCGCACATCCTCATATCGAATAGCACCGTGCGGACAATGGTCTGCACATGCCGGCGAACCACTGCACAAGTCACACTTGGCCGCTATATCCATTTCTTCATCAATTCTGAGTACTCCGTAGGGACAAACCTTTACGCAGGCACCGCAACCAGAGCAGAGATCGCTGTCCACCACGACTGCGTCAGTAGTTCGATCCCGTTTGAGCGCTCCAAGGGGACAAACGTCTATACACAAACCACAATGTATACATATTACGGGCACATCCACCCCCGGCTCCCGCCGTATCACATAAACATTACTGCGGGAAGGATTTATTTCGCCATATTTTGTGAGCGAGCACCACATTTCACACCGGTGGCATCCAGTACATAGAGTTGGGTCTACTATCAACACCTTAGACACAAGCAGTCACCTCCAAAACCTAAACTTTTAGTTTTGTTCGGTATTATCGAATGATGTTCATTTTTCCTATAAGTTTATTCGACTTCTTTTTTAAAAATCCTCTTTGTTTTGAAAAAATTTAAAAAACGAGAGATAAATTATCCTCCCCGATAGCGGACAAACCCGGGGTTTTACCCCGGGTTTGTCCGCTATCTGACCCTTACTGCCACCAGGCTGTAAGGGGTTTACCGGAAATCCGCCAGTATGTCACCAACCGACCAGGCATCACGCTCTTTTGTTCCATTTTCATTTCTTCTTAAGCAGTGCATACGCCTTATTCTTAACCAAGTCGTAAACAACCTTTATGGGAATACCTTGTTGCAAAGCAATTTGCCTGCATTCTTCATATTCAGGAGCTACGTTCAACGTGCCACCCGGGGCCCGGGCCACCTTAACCCTAACCGGACCCCATTCCGTTTCTACTTCAACAAAATCATAAGGAAGATTTTTCTTGATAACTTCATATCGCCTGACTCCAATAGTGGTGGTCTCCTCCAAAAGTACCTGCACAAGCTCCTGGTACTTGCTATACGGTGAAAGAACGCTTATCATCACCCCGGGACGGTTTTTCTTCATCTGCACTCTGGTAAGAAATACATCCAGTGCTCCCTTTTCGAACAGCCGATCCATTATGTGGTCATAGAATTCCGGGTTCATGTCGTCCAGGTTGGCCTCCAGCATGAGGGCCACTTCTTGATGACCCTTTCTACCGTCCAAATGACTGGTTCTTGATTCGTCCTCGCCGGCCGGCTGGCCTATGAAAAGGCGCAACAGATTGGGAATTTCTAAATCTCTTTCCCCTGCCCCGTATCCTATTTCTTCGATACGCATCGGCGGAAGGGGCCCAAATCCTTGCGCCAAGGCGGTGATTATAGCCGCACCCGTAGGGGTCACCAATTCCTGGTTAATGCCCCGGGAGTATACAGGCACATGGCGGGTAAGTTCCACGGTAGCGGGAGCGGGAACAGGGATGGTCCCGTGCATGGAGCTGGTAAATCCTGTTCCCACATGAAGCGGGGAAGCCAAGATTTTTTCTACCCCCATGGTCTCCAGGCCGATGACTGCGCCCACTACATCGATTATCGCATCCACCGCACCTACTTCATGAAAGTGTACCTCTTCTACTGTG encodes:
- a CDS encoding pseudouridine synthase; this translates as MERLQKVLAKAGIASRRKSEELIKAGRVKVNGEVVTRLGTKVDPVADKIEVDGKPVPAGEPKIYIMLNKPRGYVTTVSDPQGRNTVMDLVKDVPQRIYPVGRLDYDTEGLLLLTNDGDLAYALTHPRHEVEKTYLALVQGHPGEKALERLRSGVLLEDGWTSPAKVRLLRREKGNTWLEIKIHEGRNRQVRRMCDAVGHRVLRLKRTAVADLYLGNLRVGRYRSLTTKEIRKLKEIEKKVLDKS
- a CDS encoding ADP-ribosylglycohydrolase family protein yields the protein MKRSEKLRDRFLGCLLGMAIGDALGMPAEGMSREQIRQKFGILEDFHPARGLPAGSYTDDTQMSLIIAQSLVEHRRFCPEDIAGRFARWRDYAVGPGRACWEAATRLACGVPWREAGIPSAGCGSAMRVAPLGLFHYCRRGELKKDAVTSSVITHTDSRACAGAAAVAFAVSYCLTAAESGFSQEYFIRETAEFVEDLNYKMAERIKMILPLLSLEEEEGLARLGTGGFVLETVPAAFYCFLKHIHSFRDALVAAVNAGGDTDSIGAICGAIAGAYHGAGKIPLVWKDRVQDRDKILETADALYNLVPAAGN
- a CDS encoding MoaD/ThiS family protein, whose protein sequence is MKVRVKLLGIISFSYPAFREFRTIDVRQGDTIRDLRQRLGLPEACSSVNGKLVGEDYELKSDDEVLFFSPASGG
- a CDS encoding aldehyde ferredoxin oxidoreductase family protein, yielding MWYGFAGKLLRINLTSGETKVEELDKSELRKYMGCTGYAAKLLYQEMPGGVDPLAPEAKVVLATGVVTGTLCPSGGSYEVCFRSPLTGTWNQARSGGAFGPKLKYAGFDFVVIEGKAADPVYVYIHDGQVEIKPAKHLWGLNVEETTDTLIRELDDPEISVAAIGQAGENGVLYAALINDRGRAAGRGGIGAVFGSKNLKAIVVNGHGGIKVAQAKKFAEAIEKAEQWLNNYPFGSIPALGTVGLVSVNNSLGILPTKNFQTAYFEKADQISGETLNRKYQIKRRACYGCSFACGRYTSVPTGKFVTPPMEGPEYETVDMLGAICGVDDLEAIIKGNYLCNVYGLDTISTGMSIAFAMECYEKGLLTDKETEGMPLRWGDAEVMVKLVEKIAHQKGIGALLAQGVKRMAEQLGPAAEEAAVHVKGLELPAHEPRSESKVLALQYAVSPRGACHMHPNWASTWDFGQLDCGMKEFGLPWPPAEIQDESSQKGVVYRYVALQGEISEILGACIFYSWGGEGSCITPQLYAEIVSALTGWDVTAAELLTAAERSWNLKRCFNAREGFTRKDDKLPRRFSQAIPNGPSAGAKVENLDTMLDAYYEAMGWDKQTGLPRPEKLRELGLEFAIN
- a CDS encoding 4Fe-4S dicluster domain-containing protein → MSKVLIVDPTLCTGCHRCEMWCSLTKYGEINPSRSNVYVIRREPGVDVPVICIHCGLCIDVCPLGALKRDRTTDAVVVDSDLCSGCGACVKVCPYGVLRIDEEMDIAAKCDLCSGSPACADHCPHGAIRYEDVRKAAAKRRELWAMAQAGKIRS
- the larC gene encoding nickel pincer cofactor biosynthesis protein LarC, which gives rise to MKIAYFDCFAGISGDMTLGALIDAGLQPKDLEEKLQELKIGKFTLNCRKIKKHGISATKVDVILEDKNSCHRTLRDIEEIIGQSRLSDYVKETSLKIFRRLAEAEARVHRTTVEEVHFHEVGAVDAIIDVVGAVIGLETMGVEKILASPLHVGTGFTSSMHGTIPVPAPATVELTRHVPVYSRGINQELVTPTGAAIITALAQGFGPLPPMRIEEIGYGAGERDLEIPNLLRLFIGQPAGEDESRTSHLDGRKGHQEVALMLEANLDDMNPEFYDHIMDRLFEKGALDVFLTRVQMKKNRPGVMISVLSPYSKYQELVQVLLEETTTIGVRRYEVIKKNLPYDFVEVETEWGPVRVKVARAPGGTLNVAPEYEECRQIALQQGIPIKVVYDLVKNKAYALLKKK